From a region of the Rhipicephalus microplus isolate Deutch F79 chromosome X, USDA_Rmic, whole genome shotgun sequence genome:
- the LOC142776319 gene encoding uncharacterized protein LOC142776319 isoform X3, with protein MCDSVPGVHRGLHLFRLPLSLAAVCPGARPCWNTTCVWESTQRQINDHLENITFISA; from the exons ATGTGTGATAGCGTGCCCGGCGTGCATCGTGGTCTTCACTTGTTTCgtctgcctctcagcttggctgctg TGTGCCCCGGCGCCAGGCCATGCTGGAACACAACGTGCGTCTGGGAAAGCACCCAGCGACAAATCAACGATCATCTGGAAAACATAACGTTTATTT